The DNA sequence AGATAACACGAATTTCTCATTAACTCCGCATTAAATCCAACTCTGTTTAAATCTTATACTAACACATTAGTTCAATTACAACGATTGTCCACATTTCAGTGATCCAAGCGAAagtgtaaaataataaaaatgtacataaattgcttaaaagtgaaggataagccatTTTTGATATGAACAAATTGGtaaaaaaatgacgaaaatggcAATATTGACAAAGTTCAGCCCTTAGATAATTTCTTAACATTTGTCTAATTATATACAGTCCTGTTTTGTCTTTATTATGTACGGCTTAACCAtgctagcaggctatgttagcatatctGTGCTACTTTAAGAAAGGTGCAAAAACtgaatgatttttacgattttcgAATAAGCCTTTAATAAACatcaaaaactgatgggtaccactCAAGGTTAACTAAAAGCAGAAAGTGTCCAaataaattaagggatctaaaatgagcgtttattgcgtttcgacagtattttttgtgggacatgagagcacctcagacctatcgaattgcattctgaatacgaagcatgtctttctgatatcaaataattttcattttttaaaatcacaatataatacaaattttatgacaaattataaaaatttgatatttttcaaatttttgatatataacagtcctcgaagtaaattatataaatcaaatgatatattcttaaagtgtatgtagcagggaggaaaagccgacggtcaattgaaaaatttgacctttcatattgaagatatggattttttcccaaaagacctaatttttttggtgttttgggaaaaaatccatatcttcaatacgaaaggtcaaaatttcaattgatcatcggcttttcatcccacctacatacactttaagtataaatcatcagatttataaagtttacttcgagtactgttaaatatcaaaaatattaatttttaatcatttgccacaaaatgtgtattacattgcgaatttcaaaaaatctaatgtgctctaatgtcccacaataaatactgtccaaacgttcataccacatccCTTAAAATGAGAACAATCTGTATAAATTAGTACCACGAGTGCCGTAGTTCAATAGATGTCCATGCTGTACTTAAAATGTTTATGGTTTCtagtattaagggatctggaatgagcgttttgagcgtttcgacagtattttacaaataatacaaatttaatgacaaattattaaaatttgatatttttcacatttttgatatgtagctgggacgaaaagccgacgatcaattgaaaattttgacctttcatattgaagatatggatttttttcccaaaaagacctaatttgttttggtgttttgggaaaaaaattcatatcttcaatacgaaaggtcaaaatttaaaattgatcgtcggcttttcattccacctacatacacttaaagtataaatcgtcaaatttataaagtttacttcgagtactgttaaatatcaaaaatatcaatctttaatcatttgccataaaatgtgtattgcgaatttcaaaaaatcaaaattatttgatatcagaaggacattcttcgtattcagaatgcaattcgatatgtctgatgtgctctattgtcccacaataaatactgtccaaacgttcataccccagcccttaaagaaacATTTGTATTGTGGCCAAGAACACATACCACCTGCTGAGAAACTAGCAAAGACGTTATTtttatactaggcctataagGGCTAACCATGATATTAAACAGTGATATATGCAAAGCGCATGCTACTGTTGTTTATCACTTTGTTTAACCAGTCGGTTCCGAGCggacacacgcttgggtcctgatgggaccaggctcgaaCAAAATGCTTATAGTAAGCTTGTCTTGGGCGATAATACGAACATTCTATTTTGTGTCAACAGTGGCTGATAATGCGTATACAACCTGTtgattaaacataaaataataatgatttcaaaTTCATTATTATAAATTAATATGATTTCTTCTTTTCCTTTCAGCTGTTTCGTGGTGGGTAATCCTGCTAATATTTATAGGATTAGCAGTTGGCCTCACGCTTCTTATCTTCTTATGCAAAAAACATCAAAGAGGCAGAGTTCGCGTTACAAGTGTACAAACCACGACCGCTACTTCAGGTCAACCCAAGCGAACTCGACCCATACGAACTCGTCCACAGCCACCTGGTCAGTATCCTCTCCATCAATACCCAAATAGTGCTTGGTCGTCATCAAGTGGatacccaccaccaccacccacttaCGATCAGGTTTCAACGATTTCCTACCCACAAGGACCGCCACCAGCGTACCCTGCCGCATCAGCACCCACAGCGACTGGCATTGCCGCCCCATTGCCACCGCCATACCCAGCATATGGTTGTCCGACGTCTATGCCTGAGCCAACTGACACTAGTTATGGAGGATCGTCTACTAGGAACCAACATGCACAGCCTTCAGCTCCAGGCATTGATTGATACCATTACTGGTGTAGtgaaaaaataacacaatttgaattactattaggcctaaaaaaagttgtttgattggcgtaacccgaccgaccctaaaaataggcccgaccctagacttgcCGACCGAtctaccataatttttttttcatgttacgccaatcaaacatttttttaggccgtaacatgtacatacattggtaaaatatttaattttatgaACCTATAAATTATGAAATTTGTACATAGAATAATACTACTTCCTGTAGATATACAAATATAATAGTACTTTCTTCCAATCCAAGAACACAATCAAACGCACGCATGTCTCAGAATATAAAAACAATGCGTTTTCCTGCATGTGCAACAGGTATGATATAGGCTAC is a window from the Amphiura filiformis chromosome 12, Afil_fr2py, whole genome shotgun sequence genome containing:
- the LOC140165850 gene encoding uncharacterized protein → MDFWLKPWCAVCTAVVSVFVFYSRSAKAAYRSRSGSYSYYRYSYYSYNNYYNYYGYSSGTRLAVSWWVILLIFIGLAVGLTLLIFLCKKHQRGRVRVTSVQTTTATSGQPKRTRPIRTRPQPPGQYPLHQYPNSAWSSSSGYPPPPPTYDQVSTISYPQGPPPAYPAASAPTATGIAAPLPPPYPAYGCPTSMPEPTDTSYGGSSTRNQHAQPSAPGID